In the genome of Oncorhynchus mykiss isolate Arlee chromosome 18, USDA_OmykA_1.1, whole genome shotgun sequence, one region contains:
- the LOC118941185 gene encoding syndecan-3-like has protein sequence MKLPPCLMTILAALLAHSALGQTWVPSIDLEDSSGDEFYDDEDLFSGSGSGFPEMKVNPTAVGVSFSTEEPLPLSTTQATGPAPSAPPAAEPNPNPDALPTPLPTEGEGESGIEWERGRERERERERERVREMERERERERERDREREREKERERERERERQREIERERERERERARAAQTTISPRGPAAVPMATTSTATPLAESVAPSSGVQDLVTTEEEDEDVYLSPDPTTSMPMETTTEEEEEEEEVTTTDTETTPLPKTTAPPTTIGPALTERSSSAPFRPSVLVTTPIKAAPTERSTRPQQPSTTMNNELGVNGPSGDFEIREEDRRQGNEVVGRGLGMETGAEPDLIGNTINTGSSAAQLPQKNILERKEVLIAVIVGGVVGALFAAFLVMLLVYRMKKKDEGSYTLEEPKQATVTYQKADKQEEFYA, from the exons ggtCAGACCTGGGTTCCGTCTATAGATCTAGAAGATTCTTCTGGAGATGAGTTCTATGATGATGAAGACCTCTTCTCAGGCTCTGGATCTGGCT TTCCAGAGATGAAGGTCAACCCTACAGCGGTGGGTGTGTCTTTCAGCACTGAGGAGCCCCTTCCCCTTTCCACCACCCAGGCTACTGGCCCCGCCCCCTCAGCCCCACCTGCAGCCGAGCCCAATCCCAACCCCGACGCTCTCCCCACCCCACTACCcactgagggagagggggagagtgggatagagtgggagagagggagggagagagagagggagagggaaagagagagagtaagggagatggagcgggagagagaacgagagcgggagagggatagagagagggagagagaaaaggagagggagagagaaagagagagagagaggcaacggGAAATAGAGAGGGAACGAGAAAGAGAACGTGAAAGAGCGAGAGCCGCCCAGACCACCATCTCACCCCGTGGCCCGGCGGCTGTTCCCATGGCGACCACCAGCACAGCGACGCCTCTGGCGGAGAGTGTAGCACCCTCTAGTGGCGTGCAGGACCTGGTCACCacagaagaagaggacgaggaTGTCTACCTGTCCCCAGACCCCACCACCAGTATGCCTATGGAGACCACcacggaagaagaagaagaagaggaagaagtgaCCACTACAGATACAGAGACCACACCCCTCCCAAAGACAACAGCTCCACCCACTACGATTGGCCCAGCCCTAACTGAGAGGTCTAGCTCCGCCCCCTTTAGGCCCAGTGTTCTGGTGACCACGCCTATTAAAGCCGCACCCACAGAGAGGAGCACACGCCCACAGCAGCCTTCTACGacaatg aatAATGAATTAGGCGTTAATGGACCCAGCGGAGACTTTGAGATTCGGGAGGAGGACCGTCGCCAGGGCAACGAGGTTGTTGGTCGTGGCCTTGGCATGGAGACTGGGGCAGAACCTGATCTGATTGGCAACACAATTAACACAGGAAGTTCTGCCGCTCAACTTCCTCAGAAGAACATCTTGGAGAGGAAGGAGGTTCTGAtag CGGTGATAGTGGGGGGCGTGGTGGGGGCCCTGTTTGCAGCGTTCCTGGTCATGCTGCTGGTGTACAGGATGAAGAAGAAAGATGAAGGCAGCTACACACTGGAGGAACCCAAGCAAGCCACCGTCACCTACCAGAAAGCTGACAAACAGGAGGAGTTCTacgcataa